The region CCACTCCGCATCACCCCCTCTGACGTGCGGTTTTGCTCGTGACACGGGCGCGTTTCCCGGGCGATTCTGGTTGCGGGTGGAGGGAAGTGGAGTAGAGTGGGGCGCATTGGTGGGGCCGGAAGGGCCTACCGGCCCGGGGGGTCAGCGGCGACGCGAATCGCCGCTCAGGGGCGAGGGGGTTGGGCCGGTGTTTCTCGGCACCCACACTCCGCGCCTGGACGACAAGGGTCGGCTGATTCTTCCGGCGAAGTTCCGGGATGAGTTGGCGGGGGGTGTCGTGATCACGAAAGGCCAGGAGCGCTGTCTCTACGTCTTTCCGATGCCCGAGTTCCAACGCATTGCCGACCAGTTACGCCAGCAGCCGGTGACACACAAGGCGGCCCGAGCTTACAGCCGGGTGTTCTTTGCCGGAGCGCACGACGAGGTCCCCGACAAACAGGGCCGGGTCACCATCCCGGCCCACTTACGGGGCTATGCGGCGCTCGACCGGGAGTTGGTGGTGATCGGCGCGAGCACCCGGGTGGAGATCTGGGACAAGCGGGCCTGGGAGACCTACCTCGTGGAGAGCGAAGACGAATTCGCCGACATCGAGGAGGGGGTGCTGCCGGGCGGACTGTAGGGCGATGCGCCCGACGTACTGCGAGATCTCCAGCCGCTCCTGCTCCTGGCATCCCTTCCCCGATGCCAGGCGCCGCGATCCGAGGTCGCCGCCGATGCCGGCGGCCGGTGGAGCAGAGCGGATGGGGATCTGGCGGTATGACGGAGACGGCGCGGCACTGCGGGACGTGGTGGAGCGAGACGGATAACGAAGAGACGGTGGGGTCGGTGGGGGTCG is a window of Micromonospora polyrhachis DNA encoding:
- the mraZ gene encoding division/cell wall cluster transcriptional repressor MraZ; the encoded protein is MFLGTHTPRLDDKGRLILPAKFRDELAGGVVITKGQERCLYVFPMPEFQRIADQLRQQPVTHKAARAYSRVFFAGAHDEVPDKQGRVTIPAHLRGYAALDRELVVIGASTRVEIWDKRAWETYLVESEDEFADIEEGVLPGGL